The following are encoded together in the Bradyrhizobium sp. CCGUVB1N3 genome:
- a CDS encoding BatD family protein, whose amino-acid sequence MRGWIGSIALLLAAVLPSQDDRAQQATAPEPIVQVTIDPPRVVVGQQTTLAISVMAPNYMTSPPELPGFQVRNAVTRQLQSVNTNEQRDGVSYAGVRFEYAISPQEPGSYAVADQSVRIKYAAEPPATREVTVALPPVSFEAFIPDAARALQPFVSADSMTAEQEIRRSSDQLKAGDAVTRTVTIKAEGTPAMLLPPQQFPAIEGLRLYPAQPKLEDRIDGRTDVMTSTRVDSATYMLERPGDYALPAVEIGWWNNANGKVERIHLDAVPLAVAATAGASQMPTDRSGRAWTWSDIRELVADHWLIVLLAAVIAACLGLIAPRAIRRIAADHRRRHEAYRRSEMFAFNRLRRAIRHRDAGASYFALLEWLPHLNASPPSNTAGAFKVAARDPELDRQIGALESELFANRRDPAAWSPRQLLHRVVAARRSLRPRARHRDTTALPQHLNPVGTSNAAAYRSRKPAR is encoded by the coding sequence GTGAGAGGTTGGATCGGCTCCATCGCCCTGCTGCTCGCGGCCGTGCTCCCGTCGCAAGATGACCGCGCGCAGCAGGCGACTGCGCCCGAGCCGATCGTGCAGGTGACGATCGATCCGCCGCGCGTCGTGGTGGGACAGCAGACCACGCTTGCGATCTCGGTCATGGCGCCAAACTACATGACATCGCCGCCCGAACTGCCCGGCTTCCAGGTCCGCAACGCAGTGACCCGGCAACTGCAAAGCGTCAACACCAATGAGCAGCGGGACGGCGTGTCCTATGCGGGTGTTCGCTTCGAATACGCCATCTCGCCGCAGGAGCCGGGCTCGTACGCTGTCGCCGACCAGAGCGTCAGGATCAAATATGCCGCCGAGCCGCCGGCCACGCGCGAGGTGACCGTCGCGCTGCCGCCTGTGTCGTTCGAAGCGTTCATTCCGGACGCCGCGCGCGCGCTTCAGCCGTTCGTATCGGCCGACAGCATGACCGCCGAACAGGAGATCCGGCGTTCGTCCGACCAACTCAAGGCCGGCGACGCGGTCACGCGGACGGTGACGATCAAGGCAGAAGGCACGCCTGCGATGCTGCTGCCTCCTCAGCAGTTCCCTGCCATCGAAGGCCTGCGGCTTTATCCAGCGCAGCCGAAGCTCGAGGATAGGATTGACGGACGAACCGATGTCATGACGTCGACCCGCGTCGATTCGGCGACCTACATGCTGGAACGGCCGGGCGACTATGCGCTGCCTGCGGTCGAGATCGGCTGGTGGAACAATGCGAACGGCAAGGTTGAACGCATCCATCTCGATGCCGTGCCTCTCGCGGTTGCCGCCACCGCCGGGGCGAGCCAGATGCCGACCGATCGATCGGGGCGGGCATGGACATGGTCCGACATACGTGAACTCGTCGCGGATCACTGGCTGATCGTGTTGCTCGCGGCGGTTATCGCCGCATGCCTTGGCCTGATTGCGCCGCGTGCGATCAGGCGCATTGCGGCCGATCATCGCCGCCGGCACGAGGCCTATCGCCGGTCGGAGATGTTTGCCTTCAACCGGCTCCGCCGCGCGATCCGCCATCGAGACGCAGGAGCATCGTATTTCGCGCTGCTTGAATGGCTGCCGCATCTCAACGCCTCGCCGCCTTCGAATACGGCCGGCGCCTTCAAGGTCGCCGCGCGCGATCCGGAGTTGGACCGTCAGATCGGCGCGCTGGAAAGCGAGCTCTTCGCAAATCGGCGCGATCCGGCTGCCTGGTCTCCTCGACAACTTCTGCACCGCGTGGTCGCTGCTCGCCGCAGCCTGCGCCCGCGCGCCAGGCACCGCGACACGACAGCTTTACCTCAACATCTGAATCCGGTTGGGACTTCGAATGCCGCCGCGTATCGGAGCAGAAAGCCCGCCAGATAG
- a CDS encoding arylsulfatase: MTNETKKQDNAVADSTCSDKPAIHRRAVLLGTSSIVATAALTSDALAQAQKAAPAAAPPAGRKPNILVIFGDDIGIPQISAYTMGMMGYRTPNIDRIAREGAIFTDSYGQQSCTAGRASFILGQEPFRTGLLTIGMPGDPHGIQDWMPTIADVLKTQGYATGQFGKNHLGDRDEHLPTKHGFDEFFGNLYHLNAEEEPEGYFYPKDPNFRKQYGPRGVLKATADGKIEDTGPLNTARMPTVDEEFLGGAKDFIGRQVRANRPFFCWFNATRMHVFTHLKPSSLGKTGKGIHADGMVEHDGMVGELLQQLDDLGIADNTIVLYTTDNGAELALWPDGAQTPFHGEKGTTWEGGMRIPMMVRWPGVVKPGTQYNEIISLIDWFPTLCAAAGIPDIKEKMKAGFACAGGKSFRVHLDGYNFMLFFKGDAKEPPRDAIYYFDQGGNLNAIRWNDWKLSFATASKGNIATATREVPAWSLIANLRVDPYERGMEEGGGAIDFLARNMWLIVPVQGKIKEFFSDFNQFPYQEGSSLNASGINYGLLRQQAALKRLNELERLKPQ; encoded by the coding sequence ATGACCAATGAGACGAAGAAGCAGGATAACGCCGTCGCCGATTCCACTTGTAGCGACAAACCAGCGATTCATCGGCGGGCCGTGCTACTCGGCACGTCGTCGATTGTCGCGACGGCAGCGCTGACGTCAGACGCTCTCGCGCAAGCTCAGAAGGCCGCTCCTGCGGCAGCGCCGCCTGCCGGTCGCAAGCCCAACATCCTCGTGATCTTCGGCGATGACATTGGCATTCCCCAGATCAGCGCCTACACCATGGGCATGATGGGCTATCGCACGCCCAACATCGACCGCATCGCGCGCGAGGGAGCGATCTTCACCGATTCATACGGCCAGCAGAGCTGCACCGCGGGCCGCGCCTCCTTCATTCTCGGTCAGGAGCCGTTCCGCACCGGCCTGCTCACGATCGGCATGCCCGGCGATCCCCACGGCATCCAGGATTGGATGCCGACGATCGCAGATGTCCTGAAGACGCAGGGCTACGCCACCGGCCAGTTCGGCAAGAACCATCTTGGCGACCGCGACGAGCATCTGCCGACGAAGCACGGCTTCGACGAGTTCTTCGGCAATCTCTATCACCTCAACGCGGAGGAAGAGCCGGAAGGCTATTTTTATCCGAAGGACCCGAACTTCCGGAAGCAATATGGCCCACGCGGCGTCCTCAAGGCGACAGCCGACGGCAAGATCGAGGACACCGGTCCCCTGAACACGGCGCGCATGCCGACGGTGGACGAGGAGTTCCTCGGCGGCGCCAAGGACTTCATCGGGCGTCAGGTCAGGGCAAACCGGCCATTCTTCTGCTGGTTCAATGCGACCCGGATGCACGTCTTCACCCATTTGAAGCCGTCGTCGCTCGGCAAGACCGGCAAAGGCATTCACGCCGACGGCATGGTCGAGCACGACGGAATGGTGGGCGAACTGCTCCAGCAGCTCGACGATCTCGGCATCGCCGACAATACGATCGTGCTCTACACCACGGACAACGGCGCCGAGCTCGCATTGTGGCCCGACGGCGCCCAGACGCCCTTCCACGGCGAGAAGGGTACGACATGGGAAGGCGGCATGCGCATTCCGATGATGGTGCGGTGGCCGGGCGTCGTGAAGCCCGGCACGCAATACAACGAGATCATCTCGTTGATCGATTGGTTCCCAACGCTCTGCGCCGCTGCCGGCATCCCCGACATCAAGGAAAAGATGAAGGCCGGTTTCGCCTGCGCCGGCGGCAAGAGCTTTCGAGTTCACCTCGACGGCTACAACTTCATGCTGTTCTTCAAGGGAGACGCGAAGGAGCCGCCGCGCGACGCGATCTACTACTTCGATCAGGGCGGCAATCTCAATGCCATCAGGTGGAATGACTGGAAGCTGAGCTTCGCGACGGCGTCCAAGGGCAATATCGCGACCGCGACCCGCGAAGTCCCCGCATGGTCGCTGATCGCAAACCTGCGCGTGGATCCCTACGAGCGGGGCATGGAGGAGGGCGGCGGAGCGATCGACTTCCTTGCCCGGAACATGTGGCTGATCGTCCCGGTGCAAGGCAAGATCAAGGAGTTCTTCTCCGACTTCAACCAGTTCCCCTATCAGGAAGGCAGCTCGCTGAACGCGAGCGGCATCAACTACGGCCTGCTCCGGCAACAGGCTGCCTTGAAGCGGCTTAATGAGCTCGAACGCTTGAAGCCGCAGTAG
- a CDS encoding DUF3302 domain-containing protein — translation MSGYDIFAWIVLVILLASAIGVVCIAGWLPGHIAKSRNHPHAQAVMVAGWITLFFGFALWPIAFISAYLDVPTRKAGDA, via the coding sequence ATGAGCGGCTACGATATCTTCGCCTGGATCGTGCTGGTGATCCTGCTTGCCAGCGCGATCGGCGTGGTCTGCATCGCCGGCTGGCTGCCGGGACATATCGCCAAGTCCCGCAACCATCCTCATGCGCAGGCCGTGATGGTCGCGGGCTGGATCACGCTGTTCTTCGGCTTCGCGCTGTGGCCGATCGCATTCATCTCGGCCTATCTCGACGTGCCGACGCGCAAGGCGGGAGATGCGTGA
- a CDS encoding HlyD family secretion protein codes for MAIAILNTYLVLLFLLVHFKIVRFNLFWKASPAIVMVLVLLGLLIPMGWGAPQGNALVVRNAVSIVPDVAGEVTDVPVVANVPLKSGDVLFKIDPTPYAAQVRAIDAQFKLAKTRLGQMTQLYERDAGRGFDVEQRQSEVDQLSGQLEAAQWNLDKTVVRAPTDGYVTNLALRKGARVANLPLSPVMAFIDTSNTIIGVQINQIDARHVAPGQEVEATFKFAPGRIFPGRVESVLQAIATGQAQTSGTAVVPKAIEAAPFIVRVRLDDANFATRLPAGSAGTAAIYTDHLKPTHVVRRVILRQVAILNYVNPF; via the coding sequence ATGGCCATCGCGATCCTCAATACGTATCTCGTGCTGCTGTTCCTGCTGGTGCACTTCAAGATCGTGCGCTTCAACCTGTTCTGGAAAGCGTCGCCTGCGATCGTGATGGTTCTTGTGCTGTTGGGGTTGCTGATCCCGATGGGGTGGGGTGCGCCGCAGGGCAATGCGCTTGTTGTGCGTAATGCGGTGTCGATCGTACCTGATGTGGCGGGCGAGGTGACGGATGTCCCGGTCGTCGCCAACGTACCGCTCAAATCCGGCGACGTCCTGTTCAAGATCGACCCGACGCCGTACGCGGCGCAGGTCAGGGCGATCGACGCGCAGTTCAAGCTGGCCAAGACGCGCCTCGGCCAAATGACGCAGCTCTACGAGCGCGACGCCGGTCGCGGTTTCGACGTCGAGCAGCGCCAGTCCGAGGTCGATCAGCTCTCCGGCCAGCTCGAGGCCGCGCAGTGGAATCTCGACAAGACCGTCGTGCGCGCACCGACCGACGGCTACGTCACCAATCTCGCGCTGCGCAAGGGCGCGCGCGTCGCCAACCTGCCGCTGTCGCCGGTAATGGCCTTTATCGACACCTCCAACACCATCATCGGCGTCCAGATCAACCAGATCGACGCGCGCCATGTCGCGCCGGGGCAGGAGGTAGAGGCCACCTTCAAATTTGCGCCCGGGAGGATTTTTCCTGGCAGGGTCGAGAGTGTGCTGCAGGCGATCGCGACCGGGCAGGCGCAGACGTCGGGCACCGCCGTCGTGCCAAAGGCGATCGAGGCCGCGCCCTTCATCGTGCGCGTCAGGCTCGACGATGCCAATTTCGCCACGCGCCTGCCGGCCGGCAGCGCCGGAACGGCGGCGATCTACACGGATCACCTCAAGCCGACCCATGTGGTCCGCCGCGTCATCCTGCGCCAGGTCGCGATCCTGAACTACGTCAATCCGTTCTGA
- a CDS encoding group II intron maturase-specific domain-containing protein, whose product MRPQYTPKLKKRTALLRNLKEVFRRHRSQPVDRVISLINPKLRGWVNYFAVGHSSECFRYIKEWLEKKVRRHLAHARKRQGFGWKLWSSPWLYNTLKLFNGYKVEYGAAKAAPA is encoded by the coding sequence ATGCGACCGCAGTATACGCCAAAGCTGAAGAAGCGGACGGCGCTTTTGCGGAACTTGAAGGAGGTGTTTCGCCGACACCGGTCGCAACCGGTTGATAGGGTGATAAGCCTGATCAATCCGAAGCTCCGGGGGTGGGTGAATTACTTCGCGGTCGGGCACTCAAGCGAGTGCTTTCGCTACATCAAAGAGTGGCTGGAGAAGAAGGTCAGGCGCCATCTGGCGCACGCTCGGAAACGACAGGGCTTCGGTTGGAAGCTGTGGAGTAGTCCGTGGTTGTATAACACCTTAAAGCTGTTCAATGGCTACAAGGTGGAATACGGCGCGGCGAAAGCGGCCCCAGCGTGA
- a CDS encoding IS3 family transposase (programmed frameshift), with amino-acid sequence MTSKTTNKFSPEVRARAVRMVLDHASEHPSRWAAVTSIAAKIGCTPQTLHDWVKRDEVDSGHRAGVPTDMAEKLKALERENRELRQANEILRKASAYFCDGGARPPVQAMIAFIDDHRGAHGVEPICKVLPIAPSTYHAHVARRRDPARLSARARQDATLKIEVRRVFDENFRVYGVRKVWRQLEREGFDVARCTVARLMRDMGLQGVIRGKPVKTTISDKAAPCPLDHVNRQFRAPRPNVLWLSDFTYVATWTGFVYVAFVIDAYARRIVGWRVSRTAHAGFVLDALEQALHDRRPVHRGGLVHHSDRGSQYVSIKYTERLAEAGIEPSVGSVGDSYDNALAETINGLYKAEVIHRRGPWRSFESVEFATLEWVDWFNNRRLLEPIGNIPPAEAEQRYYAMLEQPAMAA; translated from the exons ATGACAAGCAAGACGACGAACAAGTTTTCACCCGAGGTCCGGGCTCGTGCGGTTCGGATGGTTCTGGATCATGCGAGCGAGCACCCGTCGCGGTGGGCGGCCGTGACCTCGATTGCGGCCAAGATCGGCTGCACACCGCAGACGCTGCACGACTGGGTCAAGAGGGACGAAGTCGATAGCGGACACCGGGCCGGCGTTCCGACCGACATGGCCGAGAAGCTGAAGGCGCTGGAGCGGGAGAACCGTGAGCTTCGGCAGGCGAATGAGATCCTGCGCAAGGCGAGCGCGTATT TTTGCGATGGCGGAGCTCGACCGCCGGTCCAAGCCATGATCGCCTTCATCGACGATCATCGTGGGGCGCATGGGGTCGAGCCGATCTGCAAGGTCTTGCCGATCGCCCCTTCGACCTACCACGCCCATGTGGCCAGGCGGCGCGATCCTGCCAGGCTGTCGGCGCGCGCCAGGCAGGACGCTACCCTGAAGATCGAGGTTCGGCGGGTGTTCGATGAGAACTTCCGGGTCTATGGCGTGCGCAAGGTCTGGCGGCAGCTCGAGCGGGAAGGCTTCGATGTTGCCCGCTGCACGGTGGCGCGACTGATGCGGGACATGGGTTTGCAAGGAGTCATCCGCGGCAAACCCGTCAAGACCACGATCAGCGACAAGGCCGCGCCATGCCCGCTGGATCACGTCAACCGCCAGTTCAGGGCGCCAAGGCCGAACGTTCTTTGGCTCTCCGACTTCACCTATGTCGCGACCTGGACCGGCTTCGTCTACGTCGCCTTCGTCATCGATGCCTACGCCCGCAGGATCGTGGGGTGGCGGGTCTCGCGCACGGCGCATGCGGGCTTCGTGCTCGATGCGCTGGAACAGGCCCTGCACGATCGCCGGCCGGTCCATCGCGGCGGGCTCGTGCACCACAGCGACAGGGGCAGCCAATACGTCTCGATCAAATACACCGAGCGTCTGGCTGAAGCTGGTATCGAACCTTCTGTCGGCAGCGTCGGGGACTCCTATGACAACGCTCTCGCCGAAACCATCAACGGCCTCTACAAGGCCGAGGTGATCCATCGGCGCGGGCCATGGCGCAGCTTCGAGTCCGTCGAGTTCGCGACGCTGGAATGGGTGGACTGGTTCAACAACCGAAGGCTCCTCGAGCCCATCGGCAACATCCCGCCGGCCGAAGCCGAGCAACGCTACTACGCCATGCTGGAACAACCCGCCATGGCGGCATAA
- a CDS encoding calcium-binding protein, translated as MPVIRGTNSDDHLNGTPDRDYIDGRGGNDWLSGGAGADDLEGNKGNDALSGGDGDDYLYGDEGNDTLFGNQGNDNFIFTSGGGKDTVRDFTMGDKLHIADGINNTNIHTVANVVDHIHAVGPDTTVVDLGKGNSITLSNVNANDVQHHPENYFSISHITDLLI; from the coding sequence ATGCCTGTAATCCGAGGCACAAACTCCGACGATCACTTGAATGGAACGCCCGACAGAGACTATATCGATGGCCGAGGTGGGAACGACTGGCTCTCTGGTGGCGCGGGCGCCGATGATTTAGAAGGCAATAAGGGCAATGATGCGCTCTCTGGTGGTGACGGTGACGATTATCTGTACGGCGATGAAGGCAACGATACTCTGTTCGGCAATCAGGGCAACGACAACTTCATCTTCACGAGCGGGGGCGGCAAGGATACCGTGAGGGACTTCACGATGGGGGACAAACTGCACATCGCGGATGGGATCAATAACACTAACATTCATACGGTTGCTAACGTTGTCGATCACATCCACGCGGTTGGCCCGGACACCACGGTTGTTGACCTCGGAAAGGGCAATTCGATCACGCTCTCCAATGTAAATGCTAACGATGTTCAGCATCACCCGGAGAATTATTTCTCCATCTCGCATATCACCGATCTACTCATCTGA
- a CDS encoding SNF2 helicase-associated domain-containing protein produces MMTLEPVLTPHGLLTLRQTAQAPALEPDQGLRLEKAFLRGSGHGSLWLGANEVGTVLPPVLSYWRELGMRYMTALCVLPNIGDGRIKPPVPIPADSELDTMAAVVPPMTGAEYLSAAVLADLWRGMDAAFDAELLQAKLSVQEFLESRHPAWNLVGRVYFNLAENRKDEEAPFAFLATYTTRLSAEARAQHLPLGKALQEYAGARNRERLLSLLMPVQRASERCLWLKTMVDAGDIFHPLRWSPQQALQFLKDVPALEGAGVIVRMPASWRMNRPARPQVKATVGGNAPSQVGMDALLDFQMEVTLGGESLSKAEIKQLLAHSDGLAFIRGKWVEVDHERLNRTLEQFEAIECRAAAHGLSFGEAMRMLAGAGIVGDETAGPAGVDLSQTVAGPWLAEKLASLRHPDRLLRVGPGQNLRGTLRPYQQSGVQWLYLLTQLKLGACLADEWGSAKPSRSCRCCWCSRTRRRKIASRACS; encoded by the coding sequence ATGATGACGCTGGAACCCGTTCTTACCCCGCATGGTTTGCTGACGCTGCGACAAACGGCGCAAGCTCCTGCGTTGGAGCCCGATCAGGGCTTGCGGCTGGAGAAAGCATTTTTACGGGGCTCTGGGCACGGATCGTTGTGGCTCGGCGCCAACGAAGTCGGGACGGTTCTCCCACCGGTGTTGTCGTATTGGCGAGAGCTTGGAATGCGCTACATGACTGCACTGTGCGTTCTTCCTAATATTGGAGACGGCCGTATCAAGCCACCTGTGCCGATTCCCGCCGATAGCGAGTTGGACACGATGGCAGCGGTCGTTCCGCCCATGACCGGCGCGGAATATTTGTCAGCGGCTGTCCTTGCCGATCTTTGGCGAGGTATGGATGCGGCCTTTGATGCCGAGCTGCTGCAAGCCAAGCTCTCCGTGCAGGAGTTTCTCGAGAGTCGTCATCCGGCCTGGAACCTGGTTGGACGCGTTTATTTTAACCTTGCGGAGAACCGGAAGGACGAGGAGGCCCCGTTCGCGTTTCTTGCGACCTACACGACCCGGCTTTCGGCTGAGGCCAGGGCCCAGCATCTGCCGCTCGGCAAGGCCTTGCAGGAGTATGCCGGCGCGAGAAACCGCGAACGCCTGCTGTCGCTGCTGATGCCCGTCCAGCGCGCCTCCGAGAGGTGCCTCTGGCTGAAGACCATGGTCGATGCGGGTGATATCTTTCACCCGCTGCGCTGGAGCCCACAGCAAGCTCTGCAATTCCTCAAGGATGTTCCCGCGCTCGAAGGCGCCGGGGTGATCGTGCGGATGCCAGCGAGTTGGCGCATGAACCGCCCGGCGCGCCCGCAAGTGAAGGCGACAGTCGGGGGCAATGCGCCATCACAAGTAGGAATGGACGCACTGCTCGACTTTCAAATGGAGGTGACGCTCGGGGGCGAAAGCCTCTCGAAGGCCGAGATCAAGCAACTCCTGGCTCATTCCGACGGATTGGCCTTCATCCGCGGCAAGTGGGTGGAGGTAGATCATGAACGACTGAATCGCACGCTTGAGCAATTTGAGGCCATCGAGTGCCGCGCCGCTGCCCATGGTCTTTCGTTCGGTGAGGCGATGCGCATGCTGGCTGGGGCTGGCATTGTCGGAGATGAGACTGCTGGACCAGCCGGCGTTGACTTGAGCCAGACCGTGGCCGGCCCCTGGTTGGCGGAGAAGCTGGCCTCCTTGCGCCATCCCGATCGGTTGTTGCGGGTCGGTCCCGGTCAAAATCTTCGGGGCACGCTGCGACCCTATCAGCAGTCGGGTGTGCAATGGCTCTATCTGCTGACGCAGCTCAAGCTTGGGGCCTGTCTTGCCGACGAATGGGGCTCGGCAAAACCATCCAGGTCTTGTCGCTGCTGCTGGTGCTCAAGAACGAGGCGAAGGAAAATTGCAAGCCGTGCCTGCTCGTAG
- a CDS encoding DEAD/DEAH box helicase — MSLLLVLKNEAKENCKPCLLVAPASLLANWAAEIGRFAPSLKTVVVHPSAAPSEKLNAYSADEFADVDLVITSYGFLTRTPWLEATPWQFVVLDEAQAIKNQAAKQTKSVKRLKAEMRIALTGTPIENRLGDLWSIFDFINPGLLGSSKDFSAFVKRLADRPHNSYGPLRDLVRPYILRRLKTDKSIIADLPDKTEVKTFCPLSRKQAALYQQAVAELASHLEEVDGIKRKGIVLAFLMRLKQICNHPSQWLGDGRWSEHDSGKLGVCATSRKWLLLGRKRHLSSPNSGRQRRRLRRSSGPYWEGPALSCMAGRRVRQFQEDENVPFFVLSVKAGGTGLNLTAASHVIHFDRWWNPAVENSALQTRIAQAPPESADNEPANRAAVALLHLPSKARHGHRRKRRRTTVSPTRRA; from the coding sequence TTGTCGCTGCTGCTGGTGCTCAAGAACGAGGCGAAGGAAAATTGCAAGCCGTGCCTGCTCGTAGCCCCCGCCTCTTTGTTAGCCAATTGGGCCGCGGAGATTGGTCGATTTGCGCCAAGCTTGAAAACAGTCGTGGTCCATCCATCGGCTGCCCCGTCCGAGAAACTGAACGCATACAGTGCGGACGAATTCGCAGACGTCGATCTCGTAATCACAAGCTACGGCTTTCTGACGCGCACGCCTTGGCTAGAAGCTACACCGTGGCAGTTTGTGGTGCTCGATGAAGCACAGGCCATCAAGAACCAGGCTGCCAAGCAGACAAAATCGGTCAAGAGGCTCAAGGCAGAAATGCGCATTGCGCTGACCGGCACGCCCATCGAGAATCGGCTCGGTGACCTTTGGTCGATCTTTGACTTCATCAATCCTGGCCTGCTGGGATCGTCGAAGGACTTTTCGGCATTCGTCAAACGCCTCGCCGACCGGCCACATAACTCTTACGGTCCGCTCCGCGATCTGGTGCGCCCCTATATCCTGCGACGGCTGAAGACCGATAAGAGCATCATTGCTGACCTGCCCGACAAGACCGAGGTGAAAACCTTCTGCCCATTAAGCCGCAAGCAGGCGGCGCTTTATCAGCAAGCGGTGGCAGAGCTGGCCAGCCATCTCGAAGAGGTCGATGGAATAAAACGAAAAGGCATCGTCCTGGCTTTTCTCATGCGGTTGAAGCAGATCTGCAACCATCCATCGCAGTGGCTCGGGGACGGCCGGTGGTCCGAGCACGACAGCGGCAAGCTCGGCGTCTGCGCGACATCGCGGAAGTGGTTGCTTCTCGGCAGGAAAAGGCACTTGTCTTCACCCAATTCAGGGAGACAACGGCGCCGCTTGCGGCGTTCCTCGGGTCCGTATTGGGAAGGCCCGGCCTTGTCCTGCATGGCGGGACGGAGGGTGCGCCAATTTCAGGAAGACGAAAACGTTCCGTTCTTCGTGCTCTCGGTCAAAGCAGGCGGCACCGGGCTCAATCTTACCGCAGCCTCGCACGTCATCCATTTCGACAGGTGGTGGAATCCGGCTGTCGAAAATTCGGCCTTACAAACCCGAATTGCTCAAGCTCCTCCCGAAAGCGCGGACAACGAACCTGCAAACCGTGCTGCCGTGGCTCTACTGCACCTACCATCAAAAGCCCGACACGGACATAGACGCAAAAGACGGCGAACAACCGTCAGTCCAACGCGGCGGGCGTGA
- a CDS encoding cold-shock protein: MATGTVKWFNDQKGYGFIAPDDGGNDIFVHISAVERARLSGLAEGQKISYEVKVDPKRGKNSAENLRV; encoded by the coding sequence ATGGCAACAGGTACTGTGAAGTGGTTCAATGATCAAAAGGGGTACGGATTTATCGCTCCAGACGACGGCGGAAACGACATTTTTGTCCACATTAGCGCCGTAGAACGCGCTAGACTCTCTGGGTTGGCAGAAGGCCAAAAGATTTCTTATGAAGTCAAAGTCGACCCCAAGCGTGGCAAGAACAGCGCTGAAAACCTGCGGGTCTGA
- a CDS encoding DUF1842 domain-containing protein: protein MPDTTTKDHVGLFHACYQIGESRPGGRIFKLDLVVDTPNRRIQGFGSITQAVNPPLDVTTSLQGNYSQLPTLPPAPALLLVLLTGYPPIHWPTHGGLGPQILPNVDLRMTLVPNWQSGIASYRYRSGHGDWQEIEAAPVKLVSPAIA from the coding sequence ATGCCGGATACGACAACCAAAGACCACGTCGGATTGTTTCACGCCTGCTATCAGATTGGCGAAAGCCGCCCCGGAGGCAGAATCTTCAAGCTGGATCTGGTTGTCGACACGCCGAACAGGCGGATCCAAGGCTTCGGCAGCATCACCCAAGCTGTTAATCCGCCGCTCGATGTCACCACCTCCCTGCAAGGCAATTACAGCCAGCTGCCGACGCTCCCGCCGGCTCCGGCACTACTTCTAGTACTCCTTACTGGCTACCCGCCAATCCACTGGCCGACGCATGGCGGGCTTGGACCGCAGATTCTGCCCAACGTCGATCTGCGCATGACCCTGGTCCCGAACTGGCAATCGGGAATCGCCTCCTACCGCTATCGCAGCGGCCACGGCGATTGGCAGGAGATCGAGGCCGCGCCGGTCAAGCTGGTGTCTCCAGCCATCGCATGA